TCTTCCTGGCCTTCGGGTCCACCAAAGGAAGCCAGCAGGACGGCGTCGTACTGCTTGGGTTCCTGGCGGCCACGCTCGGTCACGCTGTTGGGTTCGGTGGAAATGGGGAACTCGCTCATGCCAGGACCTCAGCAATCTCGGCGGCGCTGACGCGGCGGCCTGTGTAGAAGGGGATCTCTTCGCGCACGTGGTTGCGGGCTTCGGTGGCACGCAGGTGGCGCATCAGGTCAACCAAATCCACCAGTTCAGGAGCCTCGAGCCCGAGGATCCACTCCCAGTCACCTAGGGCGAACGAGGAGACCGTGTTGGAAATGACCTGCGGGAATTCGCGGCCGAGGAGGCCGTGGTCACGGAGCATCTTGCCGCGTTCTTCGGCCGGCAGGATGTACCACTCGTAGGAGCGGACGAACGGGTACACGCAGAGCCAGGTGCTGGGCTCGACGCCCCGGGCGTATGCGGGCACGTGGCTCTTGGCGAACTCGGCCTCTCGGTGCACGCCCATGGCGGACCAGACGATCTCCGTTCCTGCGAACAGCTTGCTGCGGCGGATGGAGCGGACGGCGGACTGCAGGTCCTCCGGCTTGGCGCCGTGGAGCCACACCATGATGTCGGCGTCCGAGCGCATCGCCGACACGTCATAGCTACCGCGAAGGACCACGCCGCCATCGGCGAGCGTTTCGGTCAGGGCTTCGAATTCCTGGACAGCATCGCCGCTGCGCAGGACGTCGGCCGAGCGCTTGAAGACGGTCCAAAGCGTGAAGAACTGCTCGTCGGTTCCAGCAGTTTTAGTGACAGATTCGGCAGAAGTGTGGCTCATGGTTCAAGTTTGCCCCGTGCCAGCCGCTAAGTCGAAACGGATCAGTTCTACAGAGCGTAGAAGTGACGTAAATCACGCAAAAGCGGGCCCGTCCTTGATGGCTTGGCTAAGTTGCTTCCGGGTATCCGCCACGACGGCGGCCAAGCCATTTCCGGCCAACCACCCCCCGACCACAGTCAGCCCATCAGCAGCGGCGCATACCTCGCGGACGTTCGCCACGCGCTGTTTATGACCGACGGCGGCAAACGGCAGGGCACCCGCCCAGCGCACCACATCCCAATCCACAATGTCCGCCCTGGAAACCGGCACCGTCAATAACCGTGAGGCATCAGCCAAGGCCGCAGCGAGGAGGGATTCGTCATCCATGACCACGTCAGCGGAGCCACCCGCGTCTTCGCGTCGACCATAGGACAGGCGCAGCACGTGGGTACCCGGGCCGGCTTCCGCAGCGAGCCAGTCCCATTTTGCTGTCGCGTGGGTCAAGGCCTTCGCCGTGATGCCGGGGGTTTGCGGCGCCACCAGGATGCCGGTTCCCCGGGGTCGTCGATCAAGTTCGGGCACGTCCACCACCATCGTCACCAGGCTCACCAAGGGTCCTGGCGCCGGACGCAGATTGGACAATGCCGGCAGCGACTTTTCCAGCAATGCCACCGCCGACGGGCCGTCGAGCGCTACTACCAGATGGTCGGCGTCGTACGTGGAATCGCCAGCGGTGACGCGCCAGCCGGGAGCGGTCTTCGCGACGTCCGTTGCGGCAGCATCCGTGAGCAGGTCCACGCCCCGCCCACGCAGGTCCGCCACCAAGGCCGTCACCAAGGTGTTCATGCCACCCTCCAAACCGGCGACGGCGGAACCCGCCTTGGCCAGCCCGGAGCCACCCTGCTGGGCTGCTGCATCTTTGCCACTGCGGACCGCAGCAACCTTGCGCTGGGCTGCGACGGCCGCCGACAGCGAACCGTGTGTTCGAATTCCGGCCCGCAGCCCCGGCGCAACCATGTCCACGTCCAGGAGTGCGGGGTCCGCGGAGTGGACACCGCCTACCACCGGGGAAACAAGCCGCTCCAGGACCTTCCTGCCCATCCGGGTCCGCACAAGGGAGGCAACACTGGTGACATCCGAGGACGTTCCCAGTGACGCCGGCAACCAACGATCCCAGGAAGCCCGCAGCGCACCGAAGAAACCCAGTGAACGCCGGACCTCGGGGTCCCACGGGTTCGCCGGAATGCCGAGGACCCCGGTTTTAGGCAATTCCTGCGGACCGTCGGGCAACTGCACCCAGGCACCACCGGGGTGCGGGGCTACGATCCTGTCGCCGAGTCCGAGCTCCCGAGCAAGGTCGGCTACCGCCGAGGACCTCGTGGCATATGACTCTGCGCCGCTGTCCAGTTGGAGCCCCGCAACAACATGGCTGCCCACGCAACCACCCCACGCGCCAGTTGACTCGAGAACAGTGACCGGCATGCCGGCCATGGCAAGTTCCCGCGCAGCCAGCAGCCCTGAGACGCCACCACCCACCACCACGGCACGTGGTCCTGCCGGAAGGGCTGTGGGCGTTGGATGTACGCCGCGCATGGCCCTACTCTGCCGGAATCGAGTGGATGAGTTCCACGACCCGGGTCAGGACGGTTGGATCCGTCTCCGGAGGAACGCCGTGGCCCAGGTTCAGGACGTGGCCCGGGGCGTGCGAGCCGGCCGCAATAACCTCGCGAACGTGCGCTTCAAGGACGTCCCATGGCGCGGACAGCAGTGCCGGATCGATGTTGCCCTGCAGCGGAACGGTTCCGCCAAGGCGACGGTTCGCTTCATCAAGGGGAAGCCGGTAGTCCACGCCCATCACGTCAACCCCCACATCGTGCATGGCAACCAGGAGTTCGGACGTGCCGGTGCCAAAGTGGATCAACGGAGCGCCGAGGTCCCGGACATGGTCGAGTGCCCGGGCGGAGGCCGGTGCTACGTACTTGGTGTAGTCGGCAAGGCCCAGGGAACCTGCCCAGGAGTCAAAGAGCTGTGCGGCCGAGGCGCCTGCTTCAAGCTGCGCCTGGAGGAACATTCCCGACGTATCGGCGGCCCAGTTGGCCAGGGCATTCCACGTCTCAGGGTCGGCGTGCATCATGGTCCGCGGGCCGAGATGGTCGCGGGAGGGCTTGCCCTCAACCATGTAGGCAGCGAGCGTGAACGGTGCACCCGCGAAACCGATCAGCGGAGTCTTGCCGAGTTCCGCGACTGTCAGGCGCACGGCCTCACGGATTGGCTCCAGCGCCTCCCATGTCAGGGTGGGAAGCGCGGCGACATCGGCTGCCGTGCGGACAGGCTTGTCCAGGACCGGGCCCACACCGGGGACGATGTCCACGCCGACGCCTGCAAGCTTCAACGGAATGACAATGTCCGAAAAGAAGATGGCGGCATCGACGTCATGGCGCCGGACGGGCTGCAGCGTGATCTCGGCGGCGAGTTCGGGGCGCAGGCACGAGTCCAGCATGGCAACGCCTTCGCGGACCTTCAAGTACTCAGGAAGGGAGCGGCCAGCCTGGCGCATGAACCATACAGGCCTGCGTGACGGCTTGCCGCCACGGTATGCCGTGATCAGCGGTGAGTCCGGGGTACGGCCGTCCTTCAGCGGGTGGTTGGGGCCGAGGGCTCCCGCCGGGGCGTTGGAGGCCGTACTCTGGGATGCTGCCGAGCTAGAAGTCATGCCTTCGATTGTGCCGAAAATCCGGGGCAAAAGATAACGACAAGCTGTCACGTCGCGCCCCAAGGGGGCCGCTGTGGCGGGGATCACGCATCAGCGTGTGGATCACCACGGCGCCATATTGTTCTACCGGGCTACGAAAAAGCTATGATGGGGTTGCTGTGGTTCTTTTCTCATTGGTGGCTACACACGCCGACATCGACCTCGAAACTGTCGCTCAGTTGAGCAACGGTTCCTCCGGGCTTGCCTCCGCAGCCCTCACCGATTCCCCCGTGGTTTCCGGAGCGGTGGTTCTGGCCACCTGCAACCGCTATGAGGTTTACGGCGAAACAGGTAACGGGGCTGACGTAGAAGCGGCCCGTTCCGCCTTGGTTTCCCAGATCAGCGAACTGAGTGGCTTGAACGAGCAACTCGTCTCCCGCTCTTTTGCAACCCACACCGGTCCCGAAGTCACCAGGCACCTCTTTGCCGTCAGCGCTGGACTGGATTCGGCAGTAGTGGGTGAGCGCGAAATCGCCGGCCAGGTCCGTCGCGCCCTGATCACTGCCCAGCAGGAAGGCACAGCGAGCTCCGGCTTGGTCCGGCTTTTCCAGGCCGCATCCAAGACCGCCAAGGACGTGGGGGCGCAGACCGCGTTGGGCTCCCGCGGCTTGTCGATTGTCTCCGTTGCTTTGGACCTCGCTACCGACCTCGCCGAGAACGATGATTGGTCCACCAAGAAAGTAGTGGTCTTCGGCACTGGCGCATATGCGGGTGCCACCATGTCACTCCTGCGCGAACGCGGCTGCACCGCGATCTCGGTCTATTCTTCCTCCGGCCGCGCCGAGGCTTTCGTGGCCACCCGCGGTGGTACAGCGCTCGACGCCGAGACATTGCCCGCCGCTGTCGCAGCAGCTGACGTCATGATCGGGTGCAGCGGTTCAGACAACCGCGTGGAAGCTGCGGACCTGGCACGCGTCCGGGCACAGTCGGATAAGCCGTTGATTGCGATCGACCTCGCCCTGACCCATGACTTTGATCCCGCCGTTGGCGAACTCGACGGCGTTGAACTCCTCACCCTCGAGTCGGTCCGGCTCGCTGCACCACAGGAACAAGCAGAATCGCTGTCCCAGGCCAGCGCGATCGTGACCGGTGCGGCCTCTTCCTTTGAGTCCGAGCGCGAGGCACGCTCCGTGGACACGGCCATCGTGGCGTTGCGCCGGCACACCATGAACGTGTTGGACGCGGAGATGGAGAAGGTCCGCGCCCGACACGGTTGTACGGCTGCCGCGGAGGAAGTCGAATTCGCGTTGCGCCGGATGGTCAAGCAGCTCCTTCACATTCCCACCGTCAGGGCCCGTGAACTGGCCGCCAACGGCCAGCAGGAGGAGTACGTCGCAGCGTTGGAGGCCCTGTACGGCATCCAGGTTGAGCAACCGGCCGCAGCCCCGGCCGCGGAGTGCCCTGTGGATCACGGGCAGCTCCGCTCCGAAAGCGCCTGACTCCGCCTGCTAGGCGAAAGCGTTGATCCCTGTCAGCTTCGCGGACAAATCCCATAGCTTGGTGGCATCGGCCTTGTCGATGGCGTGCGCGTCCACGCCCTGGTACCTGGCCAACGGCGATTCCTTGTCCGTGGGATTGGCAATATCGCAGTCTTCGCAATAGACGCCGCCCTTACCGGACAGTGCCGGGGAAGTCGCGGCCCATACCGAGGTGGCAGCGCCCTGCTCCGGCGTTTTGAATCCTTCGCGGACGTTTCCCTCCGCATCCATCCACCCCGCTGCGACCATCTCTTCTTTGGGCAAATGCCTTTGGAGCTCGGTCATGATGCCACCCGGATGGACAGCGAACGCCCGAACCCCGGAGTCCTTGCCGAGGCGATCCAATTCCACGGCTAAGAGGGCGTTCGCCGTTTTTGCCTGGCCGTAGGCGCGCCATTTGTCGTAGCCGCCGTCAAAGTTGACGTCGTCGAACCTGATGGGCGACAACTTGTGGCCCGTGGATGAGAGGGAAATGACGCGGGCGTCACCCGAGGCGGCAAGGGCCGGCCACAAGGAATTCACCAGGGTGTAGTGCCCCAGGTGGTTGGTCGCGAACTGGGCCTCCCAGCCCGGACCTACCCGTTGTTCCGGGCTGGCCATGATGGCGGCGTTGTTGATCAGGATGTCCAAGGAACCGTGCCCGGCCAAGTATCGCTGCGCGAATGCCTTGACGCTGGCCTGGTCGGCCAGGTCCATTTCTTCGACTGTGACCACATCGGCGAGCCCGGCCGCGGCAAGCACTTCCTTGGCATGCTCCAAGCGCCTTGCGGGGACAGTCACGGCGGCGCCGGCTGAGGCCAGCGCCCGCACGGTCTCGAGGCCCAGCCCCGAATATCCGCCCGTTACGATGGCCGACTTTCCGGAGAGGTCGATCCCGTCAATGACTTCCCGGGCGGTGGAACCGTGCCCAAAACCGGAACCAATAGGGTGTTGCAGGGTTTCTGCCAGTTCTTCGCTCATGGTTGAGCTTTGCAGATAAAAGCCGGAACGGGCAACGCTCAGTAGACGGGCTTTTGGGGTTCCACGTCACGCACCCAGGCGAGGATGCCGCCGTCGAGATGGCTGACACGCGTGTAGCCGGCCTTCTGCGCCGCATCCAGGACCGCAGCCGAGCGGGTGCCGGCCTTGCAGTGGAACACAATGTCCTTATCCTGTGGCAGGTGGGCCCACGCCTCTCCGGCCAGGATCCGGCCTTGCGGGATGAGGACGGAACCATCAATATTCACGATGCTGTACTCGCCCGATTCACGGACATCCACCAGTTCAAAGTCCCGCTCCCCCGACACCCGCTCGGCCAGCATCCGTGCGAGCTCGGTGGCAGTGACCGTGTGGTCCTGGTCGGTGGCGGAGATGGGAGTGACGCCGCAGAAGGCCTCGTAGTCAGTCAGTTCGGTGATTGGTTCCGCTTCCGGATCCTTGGACACCTTGATTTCCCGCCAACTGCCGCCCAAGGCGTCAAAGAGTGCCACGCGTCCCAGCAAGGAACGGCCGACGCCGGTGATCAGCTTCACGGCTTCGGTCACCATGAGCGATCCAACAGCCGCGCACAACATGCCGAACACGCCGCCCTCACCACAGGACGGTACTGAACCGGCCGGAGGCGCTTCGGGATAGAGGTCCCTGTACGTGGGTCCGTGTTCGGCCCAGAAGACACTGACTTGCCCATCGAAGCGGAAGATGGAGCCCCACACGTAGGGTTTGCCGAGGATGGCGGCGGCGTCGTTCACGAGATACCGCGTGGCAAAGTTGTCGGCACCGTCCAGGATGAGGTCATACTGCGCAAACAAATCCAAGGCGTTGGAGGAGTCCAGGCGGACGTTGTGCAGGACCACGTCCACCAAGGGGTTGAGCTCGGCGATGGCGTTGCGGGCGGACTCGATCTTGGGCGTACCCACGTCCTTCACACCGTGGATGACCTGGCGTTGCAGGTTGCTGAGGTCCACGGTGTCGTCGTCCACGATGCCCAGGGTTCCCACTCCCGCTGCAGCCAGGTACAGCAAGGCCGGGGAACCTAGCCCGCCGGCGCCTATGACCAGGACTTTCGCATTCTTAAGCCTGCGTTGGCCCACAGCGCCGATTTCCGGAATGATGAGGTGCCGGGAGTACCGCTCCACCTCGGCCTGAGTAAGTTCGGCGGCAGGTTCCACAAGGGGTGGAAGGACGGTGGGCGCAGCGGTGCGGACAGCAGCAATTGAGGCCATACCCCAATGTATGCCTGCAGATACCGCCCGGTCATATTACCCACCGGTAGAGTGGTCATAACTGCAAAGGAAAGGCGGCAGACTGTGGCTGACGGCACACGGGCAAACGATGGAGCACCCGCGAAGCAGGAACGGACCGGTTCGCCTCGTTCGCCAAGGTTGCCGCGGGACGAGCGTCGCGCGCAGTTGCTTAACGCAGCGTTGGAAGTCTTCGTCGCCAACGGGTTCCACGGCGCAGCAATGGACGAAATCGCAGAGACGGCACACGTGAGTAAGCCGGTCCTCTACCAGCACTTCCCGTCGAAACGCGAGCTCTACATGGCGCTCCTGGATAGCCATCTCGCAACGTTGACCGACCTGATGCTGAGCGCACTGAATTCCACCACGGACAACAAAGAGCGCGTCAAGGCAGTGATGCGGGCCTACTACCGGTTCGTTGCCGACGACGACCAAGCCCACCGCCTGGTGTTTGAGTCGGACCTGATCAACGATCCCGACGTCAGTTCCCGCCTGGAAACGTTCAACAAAACGTTCGCGGACGCCGTAGCCCACGTCATCGCCGAGGACACCAAGCTACCGCCCTTGGAAGCGCAGCTCCTGGGCCGGGGCCTGGCAGGAATGGCGCAGGTCAGCGCCCGGTATTGGCTTGAGACGGACGGAAACCTGGACCTCGATGTGGCCAGTGATCTGATCTATCGTTTAGCTTGGCGCGGAATCAGTCGATTCCCCAAAGAGTCCTAAGCTACAAATAGAGGATTGACTTAACACTTGATTGGCTTGGAGGCCTTGCTGTGGAAGTAAAGATCGGCATTCAGAACGTTGGCCGCGAAATTGTGCTCGAATCCGCTTTGGATGCCGACGCCGTTGCCAAGATCGTGGCGGAGGCCGTGTCCAAGGGCTCGGAATTGCGCCTCACGGATGAGAAGGGACGCCAGGTCATCGTTCCTGGCAGCGTTTTGGGCTATGTGGAGATCGGAGCCGAGGAAGTCCGCCGCGTGGGCTTCGGCGCCCTCTAGCAGTCCCCAACACCCGTCGTCCGTTAAGGAGTCTTCATGCTTTCACTCGTCGTGGTGGTTCTTGCAGCCATTGCCACAGGCTTTATTGTCTGGGCCAACGACAAGCGGCACGGCAGATACGGCGTCGCCCTTCCGGTGGGTGTATCAACGGCTGTTGCGGCGCTGAGCTGGATT
This Paenarthrobacter sp. GOM3 DNA region includes the following protein-coding sequences:
- the hemQ gene encoding hydrogen peroxide-dependent heme synthase, producing MSHTSAESVTKTAGTDEQFFTLWTVFKRSADVLRSGDAVQEFEALTETLADGGVVLRGSYDVSAMRSDADIMVWLHGAKPEDLQSAVRSIRRSKLFAGTEIVWSAMGVHREAEFAKSHVPAYARGVEPSTWLCVYPFVRSYEWYILPAEERGKMLRDHGLLGREFPQVISNTVSSFALGDWEWILGLEAPELVDLVDLMRHLRATEARNHVREEIPFYTGRRVSAAEIAEVLA
- a CDS encoding glutamyl-tRNA reductase, translating into MVLFSLVATHADIDLETVAQLSNGSSGLASAALTDSPVVSGAVVLATCNRYEVYGETGNGADVEAARSALVSQISELSGLNEQLVSRSFATHTGPEVTRHLFAVSAGLDSAVVGEREIAGQVRRALITAQQEGTASSGLVRLFQAASKTAKDVGAQTALGSRGLSIVSVALDLATDLAENDDWSTKKVVVFGTGAYAGATMSLLRERGCTAISVYSSSGRAEAFVATRGGTALDAETLPAAVAAADVMIGCSGSDNRVEAADLARVRAQSDKPLIAIDLALTHDFDPAVGELDGVELLTLESVRLAAPQEQAESLSQASAIVTGAASSFESEREARSVDTAIVALRRHTMNVLDAEMEKVRARHGCTAAAEEVEFALRRMVKQLLHIPTVRARELAANGQQEEYVAALEALYGIQVEQPAAAPAAECPVDHGQLRSESA
- a CDS encoding DUF3107 domain-containing protein, which gives rise to MEVKIGIQNVGREIVLESALDADAVAKIVAEAVSKGSELRLTDEKGRQVIVPGSVLGYVEIGAEEVRRVGFGAL
- a CDS encoding TetR/AcrR family transcriptional regulator, whose amino-acid sequence is MYACRYRPVILPTGRVVITAKERRQTVADGTRANDGAPAKQERTGSPRSPRLPRDERRAQLLNAALEVFVANGFHGAAMDEIAETAHVSKPVLYQHFPSKRELYMALLDSHLATLTDLMLSALNSTTDNKERVKAVMRAYYRFVADDDQAHRLVFESDLINDPDVSSRLETFNKTFADAVAHVIAEDTKLPPLEAQLLGRGLAGMAQVSARYWLETDGNLDLDVASDLIYRLAWRGISRFPKES
- the hemE gene encoding uroporphyrinogen decarboxylase; amino-acid sequence: MTSSSAASQSTASNAPAGALGPNHPLKDGRTPDSPLITAYRGGKPSRRPVWFMRQAGRSLPEYLKVREGVAMLDSCLRPELAAEITLQPVRRHDVDAAIFFSDIVIPLKLAGVGVDIVPGVGPVLDKPVRTAADVAALPTLTWEALEPIREAVRLTVAELGKTPLIGFAGAPFTLAAYMVEGKPSRDHLGPRTMMHADPETWNALANWAADTSGMFLQAQLEAGASAAQLFDSWAGSLGLADYTKYVAPASARALDHVRDLGAPLIHFGTGTSELLVAMHDVGVDVMGVDYRLPLDEANRRLGGTVPLQGNIDPALLSAPWDVLEAHVREVIAAGSHAPGHVLNLGHGVPPETDPTVLTRVVELIHSIPAE
- the moeB gene encoding molybdopterin-synthase adenylyltransferase MoeB, which codes for MASIAAVRTAAPTVLPPLVEPAAELTQAEVERYSRHLIIPEIGAVGQRRLKNAKVLVIGAGGLGSPALLYLAAAGVGTLGIVDDDTVDLSNLQRQVIHGVKDVGTPKIESARNAIAELNPLVDVVLHNVRLDSSNALDLFAQYDLILDGADNFATRYLVNDAAAILGKPYVWGSIFRFDGQVSVFWAEHGPTYRDLYPEAPPAGSVPSCGEGGVFGMLCAAVGSLMVTEAVKLITGVGRSLLGRVALFDALGGSWREIKVSKDPEAEPITELTDYEAFCGVTPISATDQDHTVTATELARMLAERVSGERDFELVDVRESGEYSIVNIDGSVLIPQGRILAGEAWAHLPQDKDIVFHCKAGTRSAAVLDAAQKAGYTRVSHLDGGILAWVRDVEPQKPVY
- the hemG gene encoding protoporphyrinogen oxidase, whose translation is MRGVHPTPTALPAGPRAVVVGGGVSGLLAARELAMAGMPVTVLESTGAWGGCVGSHVVAGLQLDSGAESYATRSSAVADLARELGLGDRIVAPHPGGAWVQLPDGPQELPKTGVLGIPANPWDPEVRRSLGFFGALRASWDRWLPASLGTSSDVTSVASLVRTRMGRKVLERLVSPVVGGVHSADPALLDVDMVAPGLRAGIRTHGSLSAAVAAQRKVAAVRSGKDAAAQQGGSGLAKAGSAVAGLEGGMNTLVTALVADLRGRGVDLLTDAAATDVAKTAPGWRVTAGDSTYDADHLVVALDGPSAVALLEKSLPALSNLRPAPGPLVSLVTMVVDVPELDRRPRGTGILVAPQTPGITAKALTHATAKWDWLAAEAGPGTHVLRLSYGRREDAGGSADVVMDDESLLAAALADASRLLTVPVSRADIVDWDVVRWAGALPFAAVGHKQRVANVREVCAAADGLTVVGGWLAGNGLAAVVADTRKQLSQAIKDGPAFA
- a CDS encoding SDR family NAD(P)-dependent oxidoreductase; translated protein: MSEELAETLQHPIGSGFGHGSTAREVIDGIDLSGKSAIVTGGYSGLGLETVRALASAGAAVTVPARRLEHAKEVLAAAGLADVVTVEEMDLADQASVKAFAQRYLAGHGSLDILINNAAIMASPEQRVGPGWEAQFATNHLGHYTLVNSLWPALAASGDARVISLSSTGHKLSPIRFDDVNFDGGYDKWRAYGQAKTANALLAVELDRLGKDSGVRAFAVHPGGIMTELQRHLPKEEMVAAGWMDAEGNVREGFKTPEQGAATSVWAATSPALSGKGGVYCEDCDIANPTDKESPLARYQGVDAHAIDKADATKLWDLSAKLTGINAFA